CTATCAATCATACCACTAAAATGTAATccaaaatataattttaaaaataaaaacctttgagGGAACAATACATGTTTGAGTGATTGCTTTTGAAACTCCGCTTACCTCCGACATGCAAACAGTTGAGGAAAAGGGGGATTTTCCTTCCTTTAAGTTCCACGCTGGTAACGAAAGGCAGCGCAGACCAGATGAGGCGGTAAGAACTTTTGGGGCAGCGTATAAGCATTATGCCAGTGAGTGCATTCACGTATTTGACTGGAGAAACATAAGGACATTGTCACGGATAAGTATTCGCTTGACCATGTCATGTTGCAAAAAAAGATTCAACGCAAACTGGTCCCAAATTGGGggttatataaataaaaaaaagcaaaggATATACCGCTCCGAATTATACGAGTCCGAATTACCTGAGAAACCAATGGAACATTGTGCCGCTCCATAGTCACCGTGCATGCTCGCCACGGCATCTTTCACTGCCGAGAAGATCGGTCTGTCTTCCAGCAACAACCGATTGGATGGGACGGAGATGTTTATTTCACACAGCAAATATCTGTAGAAATAAAGACAATCACTGTGATACTATACACTTAACTTAACTGAACAGATATTCCGAGGACAGGAGGTGCGTTTACCTTGACTTTACCCGAACCATCCTAACTTCTACAGTAGAAATGTTTGGTGTTGCCTAGAAACATGTCCCCGGAACATGCCTTCGTCTTGCTGGGTTCCCACAGTACAGTATATAgctgagtgctgcatgcagaaATACATTGGaactttcagattcttcagttcaattcattttacattatctgcattttagcaatgctttgcgctttcattcagctgtcactttatttgattccaaccatttacatttcctTTAATGGTGTCACATTgttccatttagacttttgaacttttgttcaaatcccttcacttgaattaagccatttaacgtttctttatgtgtaaatctatgtggctttatgaaaaaatattttcaacctcactttgtattacagcactcactgcattttctgcaggaaatgcattttctaggtATGATTGAATTAGCGAGAAATATATTTATCAGAGGGGGCAGATGATTAAATATCGATTCTCGTAGCAGATGTAGGCAtttttaaaaattatattaataaaatagTTTAACCATTTACTTGTTTTTCAAAATTATACTATTTGATTTTTGTCGGTGAGTTAAATAAATATTCATAGTTAACAATAGTTCAGTTCACAGTAAGTAATATACACGATCAATAGCATAGCCATGCTTGTTAATAATGACTAGATTAAATGTGTATTCAATTGAAATTGGTAATACGTAATACATTATAAAATAAAGGCTATCTCATATTTAtagctaactatgctcaaaAGTTATTTGTATTATCACAAATGTGTCAATATTGGATTATATTATAACCCTATACCAAGAACCCATTTCAAAGGAAATTACTGATTAGATGAGGTAACCctcatttcaatattaggcctacttcaattCATGAGCATGTTGTATCTAGGTAGCTTGAGACATTAGCCCCCATTTGGATGAAGGTAAAACCAAACCAACACCACTAGTAACCGGTGACACACGTAGAGATGAAAAAACATTCACCTCAAGAGCATCTCTCAGGTAACTAAGACGACCGGCCGCGttcacagccaatcacagttgAGCTTTTGTGTCCTCTACACACATAGGCGCCATCTTGGATTAACCCGTAGCTTTTTCTGAAATCGCTAATAGCAAATAACGCAGTTGTCTCACTTAATTCAACTCAATACCGATATGAACGGATCCAGAAAGAAAACCGCACACACTATCAAAGGACAGTCGGAAACAGCTGTAAGCCCAGCTGTCAACTCAATGGACCGAAAGTCCGCCGGCGGGATGCTAAAGAAACTAATATCGCGACGTAATCAGACCGATAAATATCCTGTGATAACAGAGGATGAGCTGCGGGCGTTAGGGACAGACATATCCCCAGACCACGTCCTGGGGCTCCGTGCGGTCACCGAGGGTGTGTATCTATTAATTTAAATCCCAGCGATACTTATACAATCCATATTTGCTTATTTCTGTATGTGTTTAGCTACATATTGCACTTGGATATCACTTTCAGACTATCTGTGTAAGCCCGAAGACAATGTGTACAACGTTGACTTCACCCGGTTTAAGATTCGCGACCTGGAGACGGGCACGGTGCTGTTTGAGATCGCAAAGCCACCAAACTGCGGTAGGTCTCACTGTACAGTGGATGTTGGGCAGAACCGTCAACTATGACCTCTCTGCTTCAGATCACCTGGCATATTTAAGTACTAATGTATCATCAATCTAGTGAATGCATGacgtattatatttattattagttAGGGTTAAATGATGATTCGAAAACATTAGACGAGTTAACGCTATTCTACCCACTTACAAAATGAAAGTAATGGAAGTGAAATGTTCTATTTTTCTAACCATCCACCAAGCAAAATAGCACATTTtcacatgttgttgttttactGTGAATGAAAAAATAGACCCGTCGGAGCATGAAGACGTGGTTGGGGATGTGGACACCAGTGCTGGCCGTTTTGTCCGGTATCAATTTACCCCTGCCTTCCTTAAACTTCGCACTGTTGGTGCAACGTAAGTGACGAAAAGCTGTTTAAATAATTGAACCCAAGCTCATTTAGCTAATTTAATATAAATGTGTATCTCAAGGCTTAACAATGGTCTCCCCTACCCTTTTCCTCTTCAAACCCCAGTGTTGAGTTTGCAGTCGGGGACAGTCCTATTAACAGCTTCCGTATGATCGAGAGGCATTATTTCCAAGGGCGCCTCCTCAagaactttgactttgacttcgGATTCTGCATTCCCAATAGCTGCAATACATGCGAGCACATCTACGAGTTCCCCCAGCTTCCAGAGGACCTCAGTGAGTTGGGAGTCTATACGTCTACGAGTGTTAATCTCCATtcaaacatttatatttatattttaaacttAACTTCTTCCCCCCACTCTTTTTCACCAGTACGCCTCATGGTAGAGCACCCGTATGAAACCAGATCAGACAGCTTCTACTTTGTGGACAGCAAACTTATAATGCACAACAAGGCAGACTATGCCTACAACGGGGGTCAGTAGAGGCTGATGAGGCACAAGGGACCAGAACATGTGCATTGATGACACAGGTTTGAGGATGTGCACTCTGCAGAGATGTTGTTAGTGGCAAAGGGTTCTTTCTTACACATTCATCCCTAACATGGGAAACAGCATTCTTCCAAAATGACACCATACTGGCTTCATAAGATGTTCATCATATGTTTATCGACGCTACAACACTGTCTAAAACGACTGAAGAACGAATGAAGAAATAGTCTTTGAGCTGTTGgattgttatgtt
Above is a genomic segment from Gadus morhua chromosome 6, gadMor3.0, whole genome shotgun sequence containing:
- the pop5 gene encoding ribonuclease P/MRP protein subunit POP5 isoform X2, with the protein product MVRVKSRYLLCEINISVPSNRLLLEDRPIFSAVKDAVASMHGDYGAAQCSIGFSVKYVNALTGIMLIRCPKSSYRLIWSALPFVTSVELKGRKIPLFLNCLHVGGTIRTCQKFLVRYNTQQLHRMLPQCKTTGLWLCCGPDIRSSSILAPSGR
- the pop5 gene encoding ribonuclease P/MRP protein subunit POP5 isoform X1; the protein is MVRVKSRYLLCEINISVPSNRLLLEDRPIFSAVKDAVASMHGDYGAAQCSIGFSVKYVNALTGIMLIRCPKSSYRLIWSALPFVTSVELKGRKIPLFLNCLHVGGTIRTCQKFLVRYNTQQLHRMLPQCKTTDEKTHVRRAILRSSTKMLKGKEHKDESD
- the unc119b gene encoding protein unc-119 homolog B, translating into MNGSRKKTAHTIKGQSETAVSPAVNSMDRKSAGGMLKKLISRRNQTDKYPVITEDELRALGTDISPDHVLGLRAVTEDYLCKPEDNVYNVDFTRFKIRDLETGTVLFEIAKPPNCDPSEHEDVVGDVDTSAGRFVRYQFTPAFLKLRTVGATVEFAVGDSPINSFRMIERHYFQGRLLKNFDFDFGFCIPNSCNTCEHIYEFPQLPEDLIRLMVEHPYETRSDSFYFVDSKLIMHNKADYAYNGGQ